A single Camarhynchus parvulus chromosome 5, STF_HiC, whole genome shotgun sequence DNA region contains:
- the TMEM63C gene encoding calcium permeable stress-gated cation channel 1 isoform X1: protein MESTYSMEPAPDGAGLTSLDMLMFLEAPVNSTEEQCFSARSRSTVLEGLPFGGVPTVLAINFILWLLLLLVFSCLRKAAWDYGRLALLMDNDSLTSLFYGEQSEKEKSPSESSPLDADNKDVGFCSWLLSIYQMKDEEIQSKCGIDATTYLSFQRHLLVLLMLVCVLSVAVILPVNFSGDLLGHNPTHFGRTTIANIPTQDRLLWLHSIFALIYFIFTVLCMAHHSVHLEYRENEKVARTLMVTHIPKEITDPSLIIKHFHEAYPSCTVTNVQFCFDVRKLMKLDAERRKAMKGRLYFTTKAQKEGKIMIKTHPCARIFCCRFCGFDEVDAEQYYGELEEKLTDEFNAERNRITLKRLDMAFVTFQDERMTAVILKDYSRIHCRKHPQQSSVTTVVKSHHWGVRYAPSPSDIIWENLSVRGTSWWVRFILLNICLFILLFFLTTPAIIVNTMDMFNVTHPVESLKNPIITQFFPTLLLWAFSVFLPFLVYYSAFFESHWTRSSENQITMHKCFFFLVFMVIILPSLGLSSLDLFFRWLFDTHFLDEAEVKFQCVFLPDNGAFFVNYVVTSSLIGTAMELLRIPGLLVYTARLCFARSEPERLHVKRSQAYQFQFGLEYAWTCCIFSVVMTYSITCPIIVPFGLLYMLLKHMVDRYNIYYVYIPTKLNQRLHVAAISQVVVAPILCMFWLLFFSVLRLGPTRPVTLFTFVVLLSCIIFSFFGLCLKKLQPRKPSSYQMSDQSEGTFNDVERSSVSSTPNSNLFVATVLQEPELSLTPAASPAHQSYGTMGNHLEPAEDGEDGGLQSFETELETVEGEYRSGPVIESQARYQ, encoded by the exons ATGGAGAGCACATACTCCATGGAGCCAGCGCCGGATGGTGCTGGCCTCACCTCTCTGGACATGCTCATGTTCCTGGAGGCGCCAGTGAACAGCACGGAGGAGCAGTGCTTCAGCGCCCGCTCCCGCAGCACCGTGCTGGAGGGGCTGCCCTTCGGAGGCGTGCCCACCGTGCTCGCCATCAACTTCATCCTCTGGCTG cttctccttctGGTCTTCTCATGTCTTCGGAAAGCAGCTTGGGACTACGGGCGCCTGGCACTTCTGATGGACAATGACAG CCTGACATCGCTTTTCTATGGAGAGCAGAGCGAGAAGGAGAAGTCGCCGTCGGAGAGCAGCCCTCTGGATGCTGACAACAAGGATGTG GGATTCTGTTCCTGGCTCCTTTCTATCTACCAGATGAA ggatgaggagatTCAGAGCAAGTGCGGGATCGATGCCACCACCTACCTCTCCTTCCAGCGGCACCTCCTGGTCCTGCTGATGCTGGTTTGCGTGCTCTCCGTGGCTGTCATCCTGCCTGTCAACTTCTCTGGCGACCTCCTGG gACACAATCCTACCCACTTTGGCCGGACAACCATCGCTAACATCCCAACTCA AGACCGtctcctgtggctgcacagcaTCTTTGCCCTGATCTATTTTATCTTCACCGTCCTTTGTATGGCTCACCACTCTGTCCACCTGGAATACAGAGAGAATGAGAAG GTCGCCCGGACACTGATGGTTACCCACATCCCCAAGGAGATCACAGACCCTTCACTTATCATCAAGCATTTCCA CGAGGCTTATCCCAGCTGCACCGTCACCAATGTCCAGTTCTGCTTTGACGTGCGCAAGCTGATGAAGCTGGATGCAGAGAG GCGCAAAGCAATGAAGGGGCGGCTTTATTTCACCACCAAGGCACAGAAGGAGGGGAAGATCATGATCAAAACTCACCCCTGCGCCCGCATCTTCTGCTGCCGCTTCTGTGGCTTTGATGAG gTGGATGCTGAGCAGTATTAcggggagctggaggagaagctcACAGATGAGTTCAATGCGGAGCGCAACCGCATCACACTCAAGCGGCTGGATATGGCCTTCGTCACCTTCCAGGACGAGCGGATGACAGCTGT GATTTTGAAGGACTACAGCCGCATCCACTGCCGCAAGCACCCCCAGCAGTCCTCTGTCACCACCGTGGTCAAGTCACACCACTGGGGTGTTCGCTATGCCCCTTCACCCAGTGATATCATCTG GGAGAATTTATCAGTCCGTGGCACATCGTGGTGGGTGCGATTCATTCTGCTTAATATCTGCCTGTtcatccttcttttcttcctcacaaCGCCAGCCATCATTGTCAACACTATGGACATGTTCAATGTCACACACCCTGTGGAGAGCCTCAAG AATCCCATCATCACCCAGTTTTTCCCCacgctgctgctctgggccttCTCTGTCTTCCTGCCCTTCCTTGTCTACTACTCAGCATTCTTCGAGTCCCACTGGACAAG GTCAAGTGAAAATCAGATCACCATGCACAAGTGCTTCTTCTTCCTGGTGTTCATGGTTATCATCCTGCCCTCTCTGGGTCTGAGCAG cctggaCCTGTTTTTCCGCTGGCTCTTTGACACCCACTTTCTGGATGAGGCTGAAGTCAAGTTCCA GTGCGTTTTCCTCCCAGACAATGGCGCCTTCTTCGTCAACTACGTAGTGACCTCCAGCCTGATTGGGAcggccatggagctgctgcgCATCCCAGGCCTCCTCGTCTACACTGCTCGCCTCTGCTTCGCCAGGTCCGAGCCCGAGCGGCTCCATGTCAAGCGG AGCCAAGCTTACCAGTTCCAGTTTGGACTAGAGTACGCCTGGACCTGCTGTATCTTCTCTGTTGTCATGACCTACAGCATCACATGCCCCATCATCGTCCCCTTTG GGTTGCTCTACATGCTGCTCAAGCACATGGTTGACCGGTACAACATTTACTACGTGTACATCCCCACCAAACTGAACCAGCGCCTCCACGTTGCCGCCATCAGCCAGGTCGTGGTGGCGCCCATCCTCTGCATGTTCTGGCTGCTCTTCTTCTCCGTCCTGCGCCTCG GTCCCACCCGGCCTGTCACCCTCTTCACCTTTGTGGTCCTCCTTTCCTGCATAATCTTCTCCTTCTTTGGCCTCTGCCTGAAGAAGCTGCAGCCACGGAAACCCTCAAGCTACCAG ATGTCTGACCAGTCTGAGGGCACCTTCAATGACGTGGAGCGGAGCAGCGTTTCCTCCACCCCTAACTCCAAT CTCTTTGTGGCCACTGTCCTGCAGGAGCCTGAGCTGAGCCTGACACCGGCAGCCTCTCCGGCACACCAGTCCTATGGCACCATGGGCAACCACCTGGAGCCAGCGGAGGATGGGGAAGATGGGGGGCTGCAGAGCTTCGAGACAGAGCTGGAGACCGTGGAGGGCGAGTACAGGAGCGGCCCCGTGATAGAGAGCCAGGCTCGCTACCAGTGA
- the TMEM63C gene encoding calcium permeable stress-gated cation channel 1 isoform X2, protein MESTYSMEPAPDGAGLTSLDMLMFLEAPVNSTEEQCFSARSRSTVLEGLPFGGVPTVLAINFILWLLLLLVFSCLRKAAWDYGRLALLMDNDSLTSLFYGEQSEKEKSPSESSPLDADNKDVGFCSWLLSIYQMKDEEIQSKCGIDATTYLSFQRHLLVLLMLVCVLSVAVILPVNFSGDLLGHNPTHFGRTTIANIPTQDRLLWLHSIFALIYFIFTVLCMAHHSVHLEYRENEKVARTLMVTHIPKEITDPSLIIKHFHEAYPSCTVTNVQFCFDVRKLMKLDAERRKAMKGRLYFTTKAQKEGKIMIKTHPCARIFCCRFCGFDEVDAEQYYGELEEKLTDEFNAERNRITLKRLDMAFVTFQDERMTAVILKDYSRIHCRKHPQQSSVTTVVKSHHWGVRYAPSPSDIIWENLSVRGTSWWVRFILLNICLFILLFFLTTPAIIVNTMDMFNVTHPVESLKNPIITQFFPTLLLWAFSVFLPFLVYYSAFFESHWTRSSENQITMHKCFFFLVFMVIILPSLGLSRCVFLPDNGAFFVNYVVTSSLIGTAMELLRIPGLLVYTARLCFARSEPERLHVKRSQAYQFQFGLEYAWTCCIFSVVMTYSITCPIIVPFGLLYMLLKHMVDRYNIYYVYIPTKLNQRLHVAAISQVVVAPILCMFWLLFFSVLRLGPTRPVTLFTFVVLLSCIIFSFFGLCLKKLQPRKPSSYQMSDQSEGTFNDVERSSVSSTPNSNLFVATVLQEPELSLTPAASPAHQSYGTMGNHLEPAEDGEDGGLQSFETELETVEGEYRSGPVIESQARYQ, encoded by the exons ATGGAGAGCACATACTCCATGGAGCCAGCGCCGGATGGTGCTGGCCTCACCTCTCTGGACATGCTCATGTTCCTGGAGGCGCCAGTGAACAGCACGGAGGAGCAGTGCTTCAGCGCCCGCTCCCGCAGCACCGTGCTGGAGGGGCTGCCCTTCGGAGGCGTGCCCACCGTGCTCGCCATCAACTTCATCCTCTGGCTG cttctccttctGGTCTTCTCATGTCTTCGGAAAGCAGCTTGGGACTACGGGCGCCTGGCACTTCTGATGGACAATGACAG CCTGACATCGCTTTTCTATGGAGAGCAGAGCGAGAAGGAGAAGTCGCCGTCGGAGAGCAGCCCTCTGGATGCTGACAACAAGGATGTG GGATTCTGTTCCTGGCTCCTTTCTATCTACCAGATGAA ggatgaggagatTCAGAGCAAGTGCGGGATCGATGCCACCACCTACCTCTCCTTCCAGCGGCACCTCCTGGTCCTGCTGATGCTGGTTTGCGTGCTCTCCGTGGCTGTCATCCTGCCTGTCAACTTCTCTGGCGACCTCCTGG gACACAATCCTACCCACTTTGGCCGGACAACCATCGCTAACATCCCAACTCA AGACCGtctcctgtggctgcacagcaTCTTTGCCCTGATCTATTTTATCTTCACCGTCCTTTGTATGGCTCACCACTCTGTCCACCTGGAATACAGAGAGAATGAGAAG GTCGCCCGGACACTGATGGTTACCCACATCCCCAAGGAGATCACAGACCCTTCACTTATCATCAAGCATTTCCA CGAGGCTTATCCCAGCTGCACCGTCACCAATGTCCAGTTCTGCTTTGACGTGCGCAAGCTGATGAAGCTGGATGCAGAGAG GCGCAAAGCAATGAAGGGGCGGCTTTATTTCACCACCAAGGCACAGAAGGAGGGGAAGATCATGATCAAAACTCACCCCTGCGCCCGCATCTTCTGCTGCCGCTTCTGTGGCTTTGATGAG gTGGATGCTGAGCAGTATTAcggggagctggaggagaagctcACAGATGAGTTCAATGCGGAGCGCAACCGCATCACACTCAAGCGGCTGGATATGGCCTTCGTCACCTTCCAGGACGAGCGGATGACAGCTGT GATTTTGAAGGACTACAGCCGCATCCACTGCCGCAAGCACCCCCAGCAGTCCTCTGTCACCACCGTGGTCAAGTCACACCACTGGGGTGTTCGCTATGCCCCTTCACCCAGTGATATCATCTG GGAGAATTTATCAGTCCGTGGCACATCGTGGTGGGTGCGATTCATTCTGCTTAATATCTGCCTGTtcatccttcttttcttcctcacaaCGCCAGCCATCATTGTCAACACTATGGACATGTTCAATGTCACACACCCTGTGGAGAGCCTCAAG AATCCCATCATCACCCAGTTTTTCCCCacgctgctgctctgggccttCTCTGTCTTCCTGCCCTTCCTTGTCTACTACTCAGCATTCTTCGAGTCCCACTGGACAAG GTCAAGTGAAAATCAGATCACCATGCACAAGTGCTTCTTCTTCCTGGTGTTCATGGTTATCATCCTGCCCTCTCTGGGTCTGAGCAG GTGCGTTTTCCTCCCAGACAATGGCGCCTTCTTCGTCAACTACGTAGTGACCTCCAGCCTGATTGGGAcggccatggagctgctgcgCATCCCAGGCCTCCTCGTCTACACTGCTCGCCTCTGCTTCGCCAGGTCCGAGCCCGAGCGGCTCCATGTCAAGCGG AGCCAAGCTTACCAGTTCCAGTTTGGACTAGAGTACGCCTGGACCTGCTGTATCTTCTCTGTTGTCATGACCTACAGCATCACATGCCCCATCATCGTCCCCTTTG GGTTGCTCTACATGCTGCTCAAGCACATGGTTGACCGGTACAACATTTACTACGTGTACATCCCCACCAAACTGAACCAGCGCCTCCACGTTGCCGCCATCAGCCAGGTCGTGGTGGCGCCCATCCTCTGCATGTTCTGGCTGCTCTTCTTCTCCGTCCTGCGCCTCG GTCCCACCCGGCCTGTCACCCTCTTCACCTTTGTGGTCCTCCTTTCCTGCATAATCTTCTCCTTCTTTGGCCTCTGCCTGAAGAAGCTGCAGCCACGGAAACCCTCAAGCTACCAG ATGTCTGACCAGTCTGAGGGCACCTTCAATGACGTGGAGCGGAGCAGCGTTTCCTCCACCCCTAACTCCAAT CTCTTTGTGGCCACTGTCCTGCAGGAGCCTGAGCTGAGCCTGACACCGGCAGCCTCTCCGGCACACCAGTCCTATGGCACCATGGGCAACCACCTGGAGCCAGCGGAGGATGGGGAAGATGGGGGGCTGCAGAGCTTCGAGACAGAGCTGGAGACCGTGGAGGGCGAGTACAGGAGCGGCCCCGTGATAGAGAGCCAGGCTCGCTACCAGTGA